One Syngnathus acus chromosome 13, fSynAcu1.2, whole genome shotgun sequence genomic window carries:
- the sgcg gene encoding gamma-sarcoglycan, whose protein sequence is MVGEQYESSTEGSGAPVPEHIYKVGIYGWRKRCLYLFVLLLIIILVVNLALTIWIFRVMWFNSEGMGLLQVHSEGVKLDEGESEFLLPLYAEEIHSREDSPLLIHSDTEKVYLNARDENGDVTGRMSVGPKQTEGDTPNMLISSPSDNMLFSADGNQAVNGPDKLRITGPEGALFQHSVEVPLLKSELFKDLRLESPTRSLTMDAPKGVHLKALAGNIEVASNMDVILQSSVGLLVLDAETVRMTNLPQSQGGVSGNAEGLFEVCVCPSGKLFLSKAGVTSTCSDNQEC, encoded by the exons ATGGTGGGTGAGCAGTATGAGAGCAGCACAGAGGGCAGTGGCGCGCCCGTGCCTGAGCACATCTACAAGGTCGGCATCTATGGCTGGCGGAAGCGCTGCCTCTACCTGTTTGTGCTGCTGCTTATTATCATCCTGGTGGTCAACCTGGCCCTCACCATTTGGATCTTCAGGGTCATGTGGTTCAACTCG GAAGGAATGGGCCTCCTGCAAGTCCACTCGGAAGGCGTGAAGTTGGACGAGGGTGAATCCGAGTTTCTCTTGCCCCTCTACGCAGAGGAGATCCACTCCAGAGAA GACTCTCCACTCCTTATACACTCGGATACGGAAAAGGTTTACCTCAATGCCCGCGATGAAAATGGTGATGTCACAGGGAGGATGTCTGTGG GTCCAAAGCAGACTGAAGGAGATACACCCAACATGCTCATCAGCTCCCCTAGCGACAACATGCTGTTCTCTGCAGATGGCAACCAGGCTGTGAATGGACCAGACAAACTGCGTATCACAG GTCCTGAAGGAGCACTGTTCCAACATTCAGTGGAGGTTCCCCTTCTCAAGTCAGAGCTCTTCAAAGACCTGAG GTTGGAATCTCccactcgttcactcacaatGGACGCTCCAAAGGGAGTTCATTTAAAAGCCTTGGCTGGGAACATTGAAGTGGCTTCCAATATGGACGTTATCCTGCAATCCAGCGTGGGACTG TTGGTGCTGGACGCCGAGACAGTGCGCATGACCAATCTGCCCCAGAGTCAAGGAGGAGTTTCCGGAAATGCAGAGGGTCTTTTtgaagtgtgcgtgtgtcccaGTGGAAAGCTCTTCCTGTCCAAGGCTGGCGTCACCTCCACTTGCAGTGATAACCAGGAGTGCTAA